The Methanomicrobia archaeon genome segment GGTTCCCGCGATCCCGCAACAAATGTGACCAATGACGACCTTTTGACGACGGGAAAAATCGCGTTGGCGCACCTCAATGAGTTCCCGGACTATTACGATCGGCTGGAGAAGATGGAGCAAGAAGCGGAGAAGTTTTGGGCAGAGAAGGAAAAATAGCCTTTACGCTCGCAGGGCACGAGATAACGCGAAGGACGTAAGATTTGCTCTTTCTATTCAGCCGCAAAAACCGGCTTGAGTCCAGATGACTGAGCGCGCGAAAACGAGGAACGAGCCTGCCGGTTCATACTAGTGACGTTCTCGTTAACGCGTTCTTTCGCGCAGCGCAATTCTTTGGTTGAAGAGAAACGGTTTCATTCAGAAGAATCTCTCTAAACAAACCTCTTCTTTGGGAACAAGATAACCTGTGCTAAAACAAGAACCTTCTCGTTAGGTATTTTCTTCTTAAAGAGCGATAGTTATACAGAAAAAGGGATGCGTGATACACTGAGATGAGGAGGTGAGAAGTAATGGAACCAGATATTGGTGCAGTTTTAGGACAATTTGATTCTATTAGAGACCATACAAGACAGATTCTACAACGTATAGGACGTGGCGGTTGGGTTGATTATACCGAGGAGGGAAAAATCCTTGTTGAAGAATATACTGATGCTAAAATGCAGTTTGAAAGAATAAAGGGTAAACAAAAGTTTAAAGTGACTCTCCTGGATATAGAATGGATACCATCAGGATGGGCTAAGGAAAAAGCACTCCTTAGAAGAACTGAGATAGAATGCAGTAAAGCTATTGGCGCTTTAGGAAGTATAGGCACTCCTTTACCTAAAGACGAATTGGACAAACTTTCGGCGCTCAGGGAGGAATTGGAAAAGCTATCCAAAGTATTGCCTGATATAAACTACGAAAGAAACTTAAGCGAGGCAATAGATGAATACGTAAAAGGAGATTATCTTGCATCAGCATTAATCTCCGGTCGTGTTATTATTTACGCTCTAAATCAAATCCCTAGAAAATCTGATGAGGAAAAAGTGAAATTTTTGCTCGAGAAAAAGATTGTAGAGGAAAACAGAAAAGACATCCACGAAGCGATAATAAAAGCGAGTAGAAAAGCAAGGAATTTCTTCTCTCACGATATCAAAGTAATCCCAACGCCATCTGAAGCACATTCATTATTGGGTGAATCCATTGGAATTCTAGACGTGGTTAGCAAAGTCTTGAAGGATGAGGAATACCTTCATAAATAATGGGGGCCAAGAAACTCGTAAAGGTGTAAGAATGAAAGAAGAAATAGACTTCTCCTTATTCTCCCCTACCGATTACCGGTATGCCGTGGCTGATTTACGGGCTTACCTCTCCGATGAGGCGTACGTTACGTATAAAGCGAAGATAGAAGCGGCGCTTGCTCAAGTATTCGAGAGCAGAGGCCTGTTAAAGCACGAGTTGTGCGAGGAGATCGTGGCTGCTACGAAAGCAATCACCGCAGAAGAGGTATACGACGAGGAGCAGAAGACGAAGCACGACATCCGTGCGCTGGTTAACGTTATCAGGAGCAGGGTAAGCGACGAGGCGAAACCCTTCGTGCATCTCGGTGCGACCTCGTATGATATCGTGGATACTGCGAATGCGCTCCGATACAGAGACGCCGTGCTGAACGTCATTATTGAGGATATGCTCGCCCTTGAGCGAACGTGGATAAAGCTGGCACGGCGTGAGAAAGACACGCTTCAGATTGGGCGGACGCACGGCCAGCATGCCGAGCCGATCACCTTCGGGTTCGCACTCGCGCAGTACGTGAACCGCTGGGGTTCCTCGATAGAACGGGTGAAAGAATCGAGTGTGAACCTCGTCGGCAAATTCTCCGGTGCCGTCGGCGCGTATAATGCGACCTCTTTGTTAATCGACGATCCCGAAGCGTTTGAACAGGAAGTGCTCGCTCTGCTTAACATCAAACCTGCACCAATATCCACCCAGATCGTGCCGCCGGAGCCGATGGCTGATTTCGTTCATGCAGTTATCAGCAGCTTCTCGGTCCTGGCGAATTTCTGCGACGATATGCGGCACCTTCAGCGCAGTGAACTCAGCGAGGTGATGGAGCGCGTGGCGGCGGAGCAGGTCGGCTCGTCAACGATGCCGCACAAGCGAAACCCGATCGGGTTCGAGAGCGTGAAGAGCCTCTGGAAGAAGTTCATGCCGCAAACCATAACCATGCACCTCGATCAGATCTCCGAACATCAACGCGACCTCACAAACTCGGCATCGCAGCGCTACATCCAGGAACTCCTCGTAGCGTTTGACTACTGCATACGCAAGCTAACGCAAATTTCCGAGCGGTTAGAAGTGGATCGCGAGCGGATGCAGGCGAACTTTTCGCGAGCAAGTGATAACATTATTGCCGAGCCACTGTATATTCTGCTCTCGTACTACGGGCATCCGGACGCGCACGAATACGTGCGTAAAAAGAGCTTCCAGGCTTATAAAGAGCATAAACCGTTGAAAGAACTTATCGAGGCGGACCCCGAAATAGCGGAGTATTTAGAACGATTTACGAGCGAGCAGCGTGAGTCGGTGTTCAACCCAGAGAAGTACACGGGCAAAGCGGCGGAGAAGGCGGAGGAGATCGCGAGTTACTGGGAGAAGAAATCAACTTAACTTCCATATAGGTGAGTCGATTACAAGAAGAGTGGTCATTTGGATTCTATGTAGTTTATAAACGTCTTTAAAACATCCTCTGAAAGTACTAAACGCCTATCAAAGCTTTCAACTAATCTTTCCGATACACTATCTTGAAAATATGCTCCGTAAACTCGCTTTCCTGTTAAATCCTTTATCGATTTTATTAAATCAACATAATCATCGTCTCCTCCTAAAAGAAGTGCAATTTCGTAATGATTTAGAAATGCTTTTGTTATCATATCGATTGCTAATAGGACATCGACACCTTTTTGGCGAGGTTTATTACCTTTAGTTTTTATCAATCGCCCAAGTTTAACCTCATAATTACTGTTATTTCTTATGTACTTGAAATACTCCTCTTGTTCGTCATACTTTGGATCTCTAGGCTCCACTATTGCATCATACCAATAAACTCTAATTAATTCCGGATGGATGAGCCGTTCCAGAATAAACCCATTAAGGCTGAGAGCTAATGAAGCAAAATTTATGTCATCGTGGCCGAATACCTTTTTAACTTCCGCTCTAAGGTACCCTCCATCTATGAATATCATTACAGGGCGATATGATGGAGTTGGACCCGTTGTGACAATATGCCCCATTTTGATTTTCCTCTAAATTCTGTCTTACCTTTCTTGTATAAATATTCATGTATCATTTATTTCGATTTTGATCAAGTATTCGAAAAACTTACCCTACACCCGCCACAGCGGCAGATAAAAGAGCAGAAACGCCAGTATCATCAACGCGATCGCTAAGAGTATCACTACTTTTACCGCGCCAAGATCCGAGCCAAAAATGATGGGGATCGGTCCGATCATAATGACGCCGCCGCCACGCACGCTGGGTTCTGGTTTCTCCATGCCTCCTGTCTTCCAGCTCTGATACGTTATGCTGAACACCCCAGCAAGGATGACCAGCATCCCTATGAACACGATCAGGAACCCTACAGTAATGAGTTTCATCGGCTGTTAGTGACTCTTTTTGTTATATCATTTGTCATCACGCGTTGTTAAATCTTTATTTTGCGATTGTCTCGCGCATTGTTCTAGGTGCACATCGACAGCCGAAGGTTATTACCGATAAAAAATGAAAGGTTTAATTGCCAGAGGAGGGGAGGTGGAACTCGTCGCCGGGAAGCGGTCATGGATGGGAGCGCATATGGAAGAGTACGATGGAGAAGATAGGGGTTTAAGTGTTGCGGCTTCTACGGTTATGTGCCTGCAGTGCGGTGTAAAGGTGCAAAATCGAATTGGTAATAATTTGAATGGAACAGGAGGTTGAAAAGAGAATGGAGATCTGTAAATTCCCGTATATAAACGAGACGGCGGGAAATGTCAGGAGGATCAACGAGGAAGCGGTCAGGAAACTGCTCGATAATTTACGGGAAGCAGATTGCCTCGTACTTGCCGCCGAGGGGCGATCTAAAGCCGCGCTTCGCATTGGCATCAGCCAGATTGACAAAGAAGTGAAATTCGTGGAGGATATTGATTTCCCGGGGCGGAATCTGCTGGAAGCCGCGCCGGTCTTGCAGAGCAGATATGAGAAAATCAGCCTGGTGATCAATACGAGCAGCGGAAGGACCACCACACCAACGGTAATCGCGGAGGATCTGGCAGGGTATATCGATACGCACGATGCGGCCCATAAGCAGTTTTCCATCGATGTCGTTACATCCAAACTGGACTCGGCAATCGGGCAATTAGGTGAGCGATACGGAACGATGCTGGAGCTCAGCGGCCCTAAAACTCGCACCAAAACTGCGGATTGGGTGCTTGAGCAGGGCATAATGAACGACGTCTACGAGCTGGGGAGTATGGTGCTGTTCCAGAAGCTCAAAGAGGCGATAAATGGAGGCCGTGACCATCAGTGGGTAATAGACGAGACAAACAAGGAGATGGAAGTGGTAGGCGAGATAATTAATCGGTACGTCGATTCCGAGGTCTACCAGAGCTTGGCGGAGAAAATGAGCACACGCGGTCATGTTACCGTTGGCGGTCGTGGCCCGGCGAAGAACGTGGCGGAGATGACGGTTATCCGGTTACAGCACGTGAAACGCGCAATGGGGGATCAAGCGTATTTATCAGGGGAATTAGCGCCCAAGCCCCGACGCGGCGACTGCCTCTTGCTCGTCTCCTGGAGTGGCGAGAACAAGCCGCTTTCCGCGTGGCAGCATAAGTATGAAAGCTCAGGAGCTGTCACTTTCTCGATCGTGGGCAATAAATCAACCCTTTCTAAAGCCACTGATAGCATTATCATTGAAAGCCCTTCAACTCAGTTTTATCTCCGTGCTGCCTTCCTGTTGAGCCCACTACCGCTGTTGCTGGTAGCGAACCTGGAGAAAGAGGGTTTTGGTCTGCCTCCTGAAATTATGAATTGGTATCACAGCTCAACCGAATAAATAAGTACGTACCGTACGCCAGCCACACCATTCACCCGCAGAGGTTCATCACGCCTCGCGCCGCGAGTATGCCCGTAGCCGCTGCGTTAACGATGTCTCGGGACAGTCCGGTACCGTCTCCCGCGGCAAAGAGCTTTTTCACCGTCGTCTCCATATTCCCATCCACTTTCGTCCGCATCGCGTAGAACTTTATCTCCGGCGCGTAGAGCAGCGTCGAATCCGACGCGACGCCTGGGATGATCTCATTCAGCTTCTCCAGCCCTTCTATAATGTCCATCGTGATTCGATGCGGCAGCGCCATGGAAATATCGCCGGGCGTTACATCCGTGAGTGTATTCCGCACTAAATTCCGCTTTATACTCGTCCATGAGGACCTTCTCCCGCGTCGTAAATCGCCCATTCGCTGTATTATCGGCTTTCCACCGCCGATCGTGGTCGCCAACTTCGCGATCGACCGTCCGTACCGTGTAGTATTTTCTACCGGTTCCGTCAGCCCGACTCGCACGAGGAACGCGAAATTAGTGTTCTCTGACTTCTTGGACTTCAACGAATGACCGTTTACACCGATAAAATCTACGTACTCCTCTTTAACCACGAAACCGTGCTCGTTGGTACAGAACGTCCGTGTGAAATCGTCGTACCGCTTTGTCCGTATATGGAACTTCGGGTCGTGGTTTATTCTCGTCACCGGATCCATGGTGATCGCCGGCACCTCTACCCGCACACCAACGTCAATATCCACGTATTCCGCGTCGATTCCATGCTTCTTGATGATTTTATCGACCCAGGTCGCACCCACTCGCCCGGGCGTTAAGAGCGTGCATCCGCCCTTTATTGTATCGCCGGCCTCGGTTATCACGCCCCGGCATACCTTTGCCCTTTTCTTTCCCCCGTCTTCTTCCGCTTCTATAAGCAGGTCAACGACGTGCGTATTGAGCATAAACTCGATGCCGTGCGCAACCAAATCGTCTTTAAACGCTTCTATCACTGCTTGCGTTTTGTCAGACCCGATATGCCTCTGATTGATCTCGATAAAACTCGCGCCGACCGAAGCGGCTCGCCTCTTCAGCTTCTCTATATCCTCCTCAGTACCGTTATAAAGCTCGTCCGGCATACCGTACTTGAGGAAGACCGCATCCACATCCCTCACGAGCTGCCATGCAGTTTCGTTATCGCAGAATTCGGCAAGGTTACCACCAACATCCGGTCGGAGATTGAGCGTGCCGTCGGAGAACGTTCCGGAACCGCCTACGCCGCACATGATGTTGCATTCCTTACAGTGCTGACAATAGCCGACCTCTTCCACAAAGCACCGTCTCTCCTTGACGTCCTTGCCCTTCTCGATGATCAAAACTCGTTTCTTCTGGCCTTCACGCCCTAGCCATCTATCTTTCAGCTCGTTCGCCGCGAATAAGCCTGCAGGGCCTGCTCCAACTATAATAACATCATAAAAATCCTCGTTCATCGTTCCGTGCGTGCAATCAACGGGCCGGGAGGGATTTGAACCCCCGACGGACAGGTTAAGAGCCTGCTGCTCTACCTTTCTGAGCTACCGGCCCATCTTTATATACGCACACCAGTACTTAAATTTACTCCAACTTGTAATAAGTATACTTTTAGCGCACGGTGAGAAGGAACGGGAAAATCACTCAGAAATCAAGCAAAGAGAGCTGCTTTTTCCTCCCATATTCACGTTCCTGTTCTAACTCGGACCCGTCGCCTCGCTCTCGCGTATCCACGCCTGTATCT includes the following:
- a CDS encoding adenylosuccinate lyase; protein product: MKEEIDFSLFSPTDYRYAVADLRAYLSDEAYVTYKAKIEAALAQVFESRGLLKHELCEEIVAATKAITAEEVYDEEQKTKHDIRALVNVIRSRVSDEAKPFVHLGATSYDIVDTANALRYRDAVLNVIIEDMLALERTWIKLARREKDTLQIGRTHGQHAEPITFGFALAQYVNRWGSSIERVKESSVNLVGKFSGAVGAYNATSLLIDDPEAFEQEVLALLNIKPAPISTQIVPPEPMADFVHAVISSFSVLANFCDDMRHLQRSELSEVMERVAAEQVGSSTMPHKRNPIGFESVKSLWKKFMPQTITMHLDQISEHQRDLTNSASQRYIQELLVAFDYCIRKLTQISERLEVDRERMQANFSRASDNIIAEPLYILLSYYGHPDAHEYVRKKSFQAYKEHKPLKELIEADPEIAEYLERFTSEQRESVFNPEKYTGKAAEKAEEIASYWEKKST
- a CDS encoding NYN domain-containing protein translates to MGHIVTTGPTPSYRPVMIFIDGGYLRAEVKKVFGHDDINFASLALSLNGFILERLIHPELIRVYWYDAIVEPRDPKYDEQEEYFKYIRNNSNYEVKLGRLIKTKGNKPRQKGVDVLLAIDMITKAFLNHYEIALLLGGDDDYVDLIKSIKDLTGKRVYGAYFQDSVSERLVESFDRRLVLSEDVLKTFINYIESK
- a CDS encoding DUF131 domain-containing protein, encoding MKLITVGFLIVFIGMLVILAGVFSITYQSWKTGGMEKPEPSVRGGGVIMIGPIPIIFGSDLGAVKVVILLAIALMILAFLLFYLPLWRV
- a CDS encoding NAD(P)/FAD-dependent oxidoreductase; the encoded protein is MNEDFYDVIIVGAGPAGLFAANELKDRWLGREGQKKRVLIIEKGKDVKERRCFVEEVGYCQHCKECNIMCGVGGSGTFSDGTLNLRPDVGGNLAEFCDNETAWQLVRDVDAVFLKYGMPDELYNGTEEDIEKLKRRAASVGASFIEINQRHIGSDKTQAVIEAFKDDLVAHGIEFMLNTHVVDLLIEAEEDGGKKRAKVCRGVITEAGDTIKGGCTLLTPGRVGATWVDKIIKKHGIDAEYVDIDVGVRVEVPAITMDPVTRINHDPKFHIRTKRYDDFTRTFCTNEHGFVVKEEYVDFIGVNGHSLKSKKSENTNFAFLVRVGLTEPVENTTRYGRSIAKLATTIGGGKPIIQRMGDLRRGRRSSWTSIKRNLVRNTLTDVTPGDISMALPHRITMDIIEGLEKLNEIIPGVASDSTLLYAPEIKFYAMRTKVDGNMETTVKKLFAAGDGTGLSRDIVNAAATGILAARGVMNLCG